The following proteins are encoded in a genomic region of Phoenix dactylifera cultivar Barhee BC4 unplaced genomic scaffold, palm_55x_up_171113_PBpolish2nd_filt_p 000277F, whole genome shotgun sequence:
- the LOC103719121 gene encoding uncharacterized protein LOC103719121: MSTDWGPVIVAVILFILLSPGLLFQLPARARVVEFGNMSTSGISILVHSILFFCLLTILVIAIGIHMHAS; this comes from the coding sequence atgtctaCGGATTGGGGGCCAGTGATCGTTGCGGTGatcctcttcatccttctttctCCAGGCCTCCTGTTCCAGCTGCCGGCAAGGGCAAGGGTGGTAGAGTTTGGGAATATGAGCACCAGTGGGATCTCAATTCTGGTTCATAGCATTCTATTCTTTTGTCTGCTAACCATCCTGGTCATTGCGATTGGTATACATATGCATGCTTCTTGA